The genomic interval AGCAGGCTCATGGTCAGCAGCGCCGGCACCAGCAGCGGCAGCGTGATGCGGCGGAAGCGATAGAAACGCCCGGCGCCATCGGTCCAGGATGCTTCGTAGAGGTCCTTGGGGATCGATTGCATCGCGGCCAGCATGTAGATGGTGACCATCGGCACGCCGATCCACACATCGGTGATGATGGTCGCCCAGAAGGCGCTGTCGCCAAAGGCCAGGATCGGCCATGGCTTGCTGATGATGCCGAAGTTCTGCAGCAGCCCGGAAATCATGCCGAACTGGCCGTTATACATCCAGCCCCACATGAAAATGCCGATAGCCATCGGCACGATCCAGGGCGGCATGGTGAGGATGCGGAACACTGTCTGGCCTGGAATGGCGGCATTGAGCAGCGTCGCGCCCAGCGTACCGATCACCATCTTGAGGACCACAGAAAAGAAGGTCCAGATGAAAGTGCGCAGGATGACTTCGGTGAAGTTGCCGGCGCCGAAAATGCGCTCGTAATTGGCCCAGCCGACAAAGTCGTAGGTGGGGCGCAGGGCGGCATTGGTAAAGCTCAGCACCACCGTATCAAACAGCGGATAGGCGACGATGATTAGGATGTAGATCAGTGCCGGAGCCAGCAATGCGAGTGCGAAAAGAACGGCGCTGCGAGTGCTGGTCATGGCCTGTTCCTTTTAGCCCGCACGGCCCAGGCCAGCGCCAAGGCGCGGCCAATTGG from Devosia sp. 2618 carries:
- a CDS encoding sugar ABC transporter permease, yielding MTSTRSAVLFALALLAPALIYILIIVAYPLFDTVVLSFTNAALRPTYDFVGWANYERIFGAGNFTEVILRTFIWTFFSVVLKMVIGTLGATLLNAAIPGQTVFRILTMPPWIVPMAIGIFMWGWMYNGQFGMISGLLQNFGIISKPWPILAFGDSAFWATIITDVWIGVPMVTIYMLAAMQSIPKDLYEASWTDGAGRFYRFRRITLPLLVPALLTMSLLSLIATFNSFDIIWILTQGGPSGSTTTMIIDTYKTAIGSRKYGEGAARAVVICIFVSLFCLVYFRAVRKLAQGEAK